One segment of Streptosporangium brasiliense DNA contains the following:
- a CDS encoding ArsR/SmtB family transcription factor, translating into MHAFDVLGDPVRRRILELLAEGEQTAGAVSGRIREEFGISQPATSQHLRVLRESGFAAVRAEGTRRLYAVDAQPLQEVDVWLEHFRRCWNQRLDALSTELARGRRGRSERRGDGPSGGSKPPTKSKEDT; encoded by the coding sequence GTGCACGCCTTCGACGTACTCGGCGACCCCGTTCGCCGCCGGATATTGGAGCTGCTCGCCGAGGGCGAGCAGACCGCCGGCGCAGTGAGCGGCCGCATTCGCGAGGAGTTCGGGATCTCCCAGCCGGCCACCTCGCAGCACCTCCGCGTGCTGCGGGAGTCGGGGTTCGCGGCCGTCCGGGCGGAGGGCACGCGCCGCCTCTACGCGGTCGACGCCCAGCCCCTGCAGGAGGTCGACGTCTGGCTGGAGCACTTCCGGCGGTGCTGGAACCAGCGCCTGGACGCGCTGAGCACCGAACTCGCGCGGGGCAGGCGCGGACGCAGTGAACGGCGCGGAGACGGGCCGTCGGGGGGCAGCAAACCACCCACCAAGAGCAAGGAAGACACGTGA
- a CDS encoding response regulator: MIRVVIVDDDPMVRTGLRLILGGEPDLDLVGDAADGRQAMTVVRDTRPDVVLMDIRMPVQDGLTTTELLLDRPSPPRVLVLTTFDADDMVLRALRLGAHGFLLKDTPPTKMIEAVRAVARGEPVLSPSVTHQVIAAATGRYKPQAVKELDQLTEREREVAIEVAKGSSNSEIATDLSVSVATVKANITRIFAKLGTDSRVDVANKVRDAGLL, from the coding sequence GTGATCAGAGTGGTGATCGTGGACGACGACCCGATGGTACGCACGGGGCTGCGCCTCATCCTCGGCGGCGAGCCCGACCTGGACCTCGTCGGCGACGCAGCGGACGGCAGGCAGGCCATGACCGTGGTCCGCGACACGCGGCCCGACGTCGTCCTGATGGACATCCGGATGCCGGTCCAGGACGGGCTCACGACCACCGAGCTACTGCTCGATCGGCCGTCGCCGCCGCGCGTTTTGGTGCTGACCACGTTCGACGCCGACGACATGGTGCTGCGCGCGCTGCGGCTCGGCGCGCACGGCTTCCTGCTGAAGGACACGCCGCCGACGAAGATGATCGAGGCTGTGCGCGCGGTGGCCAGGGGCGAGCCGGTCCTGTCACCGAGTGTCACCCACCAGGTGATCGCGGCGGCCACCGGCCGGTACAAGCCGCAGGCCGTCAAGGAGCTGGACCAGCTCACCGAGCGCGAGCGTGAGGTGGCGATCGAGGTGGCCAAGGGCAGCTCGAACTCCGAGATCGCCACGGACCTGTCGGTGAGCGTGGCCACGGTGAAGGCCAACATCACCCGTATCTTTGCCAAACTCGGCACCGACAGCCGCGTGGACGTGGCGAACAAGGTACGCGACGCCGGCCTCCTGTAG
- a CDS encoding SRPBCC domain-containing protein, with translation MIDVINQVNAAHREIGDQPVSTGAGRSVLLRRTYDAAIEDVWSACTEPDRIGRWLGPVSGDLRLGGTFQLEGNAGGEILRCEEPHLLKVTWTMGEGMATEVEVRLSKGEDGDTVFELEHASPAEFVDEMLRAYGPGGTIGIGTGWDLALLGLDLHLRGAGLDPATWENAPDVKEFAVCSGQAWGQAIQTAWGTSDDDIAAAVAFATQHYAPHDEAGH, from the coding sequence GTGATCGACGTCATCAACCAGGTCAACGCCGCCCACCGGGAGATCGGCGACCAGCCCGTCAGCACGGGTGCGGGGCGCTCGGTGCTGCTGCGCCGTACCTACGACGCCGCGATCGAGGACGTCTGGAGTGCCTGCACTGAGCCCGACCGGATCGGCCGGTGGCTGGGGCCGGTCAGCGGTGATCTCCGCCTGGGCGGCACCTTTCAGCTCGAGGGCAACGCCGGCGGGGAGATCCTGCGCTGCGAGGAGCCGCACCTGCTCAAGGTGACCTGGACCATGGGAGAAGGCATGGCCACCGAGGTCGAGGTCCGCCTCTCCAAGGGCGAGGACGGCGACACCGTCTTCGAGCTGGAGCACGCTTCCCCCGCCGAGTTCGTCGACGAGATGCTGCGCGCCTACGGCCCCGGCGGCACCATCGGCATCGGCACCGGCTGGGACCTCGCCCTCCTCGGCCTGGACCTGCACCTGCGCGGCGCGGGCCTCGACCCGGCGACCTGGGAGAACGCACCGGACGTCAAGGAGTTCGCGGTGTGCAGCGGTCAAGCCTGGGGACAGGCGATCCAGACCGCCTGGGGCACCAGCGACGACGACATCGCCGCGGCGGTCGCGTTCGCAACCCAGCACTACGCCCCCCACGACGAGGCAGGGCACTGA
- a CDS encoding sensor histidine kinase has translation MSREVTPDLGPIALDLALFGVGLGLMRWRHRFPWQVALATALLTLYSTTAVGPAYVAYVSVCTHRRWRQIVPVALATWLCPAAQILWSDADMLRVVSVTSVTMVTGGVIVGGLTVFGLYLRTWRDLAASRRQAALEAQAHRVEQAKLAERVKIAHEMHDVLAHRISLLAMLAGGLSHRTDLTAEQTRETAQVIQENAHQSLNELRAVLGTLRRDGGVEDPQPNLADLGALFDEVRVAGQQVEVTDTVEGRELLPAQTGRHAYRIVQEALTNARKHAPGTRVRAELGGRPGQGLRIRMSNPAPYAGSSGPGPGPGGRLGLVGLAERARMAGGTLSHAVQDGHFVLDVRLPWEA, from the coding sequence GTGAGCCGCGAGGTCACCCCCGACCTCGGCCCGATCGCGCTGGACCTGGCCCTGTTCGGGGTCGGTCTGGGGTTGATGCGATGGCGGCACCGCTTCCCCTGGCAGGTCGCGCTGGCGACCGCGCTCCTGACCCTCTACTCGACCACCGCGGTCGGCCCCGCCTACGTCGCCTACGTCTCTGTGTGCACGCATCGCCGTTGGCGCCAGATCGTCCCGGTCGCTCTTGCCACGTGGCTGTGCCCGGCGGCGCAGATCCTGTGGTCGGACGCCGACATGCTCAGGGTCGTCTCCGTCACGAGCGTCACCATGGTGACCGGCGGCGTGATCGTCGGCGGGCTGACCGTCTTCGGCCTCTACCTGCGCACATGGCGTGACCTGGCCGCCTCGCGGCGACAGGCCGCGCTCGAGGCGCAGGCGCACCGCGTCGAGCAGGCCAAACTGGCCGAACGGGTCAAGATCGCCCACGAGATGCACGACGTGCTGGCACACCGGATCTCTCTGCTGGCCATGCTCGCGGGCGGCCTGTCGCACCGCACCGACCTCACCGCCGAGCAGACCCGCGAAACGGCTCAGGTGATTCAGGAGAACGCGCACCAGTCGCTCAACGAACTGCGCGCCGTACTCGGCACGCTGCGGCGCGACGGCGGCGTCGAGGACCCGCAGCCGAACCTGGCCGACCTCGGTGCCCTGTTCGACGAAGTACGCGTGGCCGGGCAGCAGGTCGAGGTGACCGACACCGTCGAGGGGCGCGAGCTGCTGCCGGCGCAGACAGGGCGGCACGCGTACCGGATCGTGCAGGAGGCGCTGACCAACGCGCGCAAGCACGCGCCGGGCACCCGAGTGAGAGCCGAGCTCGGCGGACGGCCTGGCCAAGGGTTACGGATCCGGATGAGCAACCCGGCTCCATACGCCGGATCGTCCGGCCCCGGCCCCGGCCCCGGCGGGCGGCTGGGCCTGGTCGGGCTGGCCGAGCGTGCCCGGATGGCCGGGGGCACCCTGAGCCATGCGGTCCAGGACGGACACTTCGTCCTGGACGTACGACTGCCGTGGGAGGCTTGA
- a CDS encoding sensor histidine kinase: MRRTVRLRLALLYSGLFLVAGVLLVALITVLVEFSPFPDPPAAPAPPGGPGLPAQVPRLEQTEHLHRLLVNSLVSLVVTAFAAMLLGWLMAGRVLRPLGEMTATVRRITADRLDRRLAASGPDDELKELADTFDELLDRVEAAFTAQRRFVANASHELRTPLTLQRAVAEVALADPEADAESLRKALERMLAAGKHQERLIEALLTLARSQQGLHDRQSFDLAAVAGQVIDHHNDPELHVESALQAAPAFGDRALAERLVVNLLDNALRYNVPGGWVRVETAVRSGRPTLRVANSGTVIPADRLHMLLQPFQRLETGRKASGDGLGLGLSIVAAIVEAHQGMLDVRPLPAGGLDVSVALNHPGA, encoded by the coding sequence ATGAGGCGGACGGTACGGCTGCGCCTGGCCTTGCTCTACAGCGGCCTGTTCCTGGTGGCCGGAGTGCTGCTGGTCGCCCTCATCACTGTCCTGGTCGAGTTCTCACCCTTCCCCGACCCACCGGCCGCTCCCGCGCCACCCGGCGGCCCCGGCCTGCCCGCCCAGGTGCCCCGACTGGAGCAGACTGAGCACCTGCATCGGCTCCTGGTCAACTCCCTGGTCTCGCTGGTGGTCACGGCGTTCGCGGCGATGCTGCTGGGCTGGCTCATGGCCGGTCGCGTACTGCGGCCGCTGGGTGAGATGACCGCCACCGTCCGGCGCATCACGGCCGACCGGCTCGACCGGCGACTGGCCGCGTCCGGACCGGACGACGAGCTCAAAGAGCTGGCCGACACCTTCGATGAGCTGCTGGACCGGGTGGAGGCGGCATTCACCGCGCAGCGTCGGTTCGTCGCCAATGCCTCCCATGAGCTGCGCACCCCGTTGACACTGCAGCGGGCCGTGGCCGAGGTCGCACTCGCCGACCCGGAGGCTGACGCGGAGTCCCTGCGGAAGGCACTGGAGCGCATGCTGGCCGCGGGCAAGCATCAGGAGCGGCTCATCGAGGCCCTGCTCACGCTGGCCCGCAGCCAGCAGGGGCTGCACGATCGGCAATCCTTCGACCTGGCCGCGGTCGCCGGTCAGGTCATCGACCACCACAACGATCCGGAGCTTCACGTCGAGTCCGCCCTTCAGGCGGCACCCGCCTTCGGTGATCGTGCCCTGGCCGAGCGTCTGGTCGTCAACCTGCTGGACAACGCTCTGCGGTACAACGTGCCTGGTGGCTGGGTCAGGGTGGAGACCGCAGTACGGTCCGGACGTCCCACTCTCAGGGTCGCCAACAGCGGTACGGTGATCCCGGCCGATCGGCTGCACATGCTCCTGCAGCCTTTCCAGCGCCTGGAGACCGGGAGGAAGGCAAGTGGTGACGGCCTGGGCCTGGGCCTGTCGATCGTGGCCGCCATCGTCGAGGCGCATCAGGGCATGCTGGACGTCCGGCCCCTCCCGGCGGGCGGCCTCGATGTGAGTGTCGCCCTCAACCATCCCGGCGCCTGA
- a CDS encoding response regulator transcription factor produces MRVLIVEDHEELALTVATGLRREGMAVDVVLDGHAALERTSVGHYDVVVLDRDLPGLHGDEVCRALIGVGHPARVLMLTAAGTIDDKVTGLGIGADDYLAKPFAFAELVARIRALARRAGPALPPVLVHGDLRLDPATRIATRDGRRLPLSPKEFAVLELLMAAGGAVVSAEQLLERGWDEFADPFTQTVKVTISRLRRKLGDPPLIETVPQAGYRI; encoded by the coding sequence ATGAGGGTGCTGATCGTCGAAGACCACGAGGAACTGGCCCTGACGGTGGCCACGGGGCTACGCCGCGAGGGCATGGCCGTCGACGTCGTGCTGGATGGCCACGCCGCGCTGGAGCGCACCTCGGTCGGCCACTACGACGTGGTCGTCCTCGATCGGGACCTGCCCGGCCTGCACGGCGACGAGGTGTGCAGGGCACTGATCGGCGTCGGTCACCCGGCGCGAGTGCTGATGCTCACCGCCGCCGGGACGATCGACGACAAGGTGACCGGGCTGGGCATCGGCGCCGACGACTACCTTGCCAAGCCGTTCGCCTTCGCCGAGCTGGTCGCCCGGATCCGGGCGCTGGCCAGACGGGCCGGTCCGGCGCTCCCGCCGGTGCTCGTCCATGGCGATCTGCGGCTGGACCCGGCCACCCGGATCGCCACCCGTGACGGGCGCCGGCTGCCGCTGAGTCCCAAGGAGTTCGCCGTGCTGGAGTTGCTGATGGCCGCCGGAGGCGCGGTGGTCTCCGCAGAGCAGCTGCTGGAGCGGGGCTGGGACGAGTTCGCCGATCCGTTCACGCAGACCGTGAAGGTGACGATCAGTCGGCTGCGGCGCAAGCTCGGCGATCCTCCGCTGATCGAGACGGTTCCGCAGGCCGGGTACCGGATATGA
- a CDS encoding dienelactone hydrolase family protein: protein MRFISETTSDGVSEQLFILGEIPGVLWTPEGAVGTRPLILMGHGGGRHKKAPDIVARARRSVAECDFAVVAVDVPGHGDRPKDEEYDRIATENQARVDAGEELAPLIAGFQTLVARRTVPEWQAVLDVVQQLEHVGAGPVGYWGVSLGCGLGVPSVAAEPRVRAAVLGLGGALASAEAAARITVPVEFLLQWDDERVPRAQSLALFDALGSAEKTLHANPGKHGELPAFELDSTLRFFARHLC, encoded by the coding sequence ATGCGCTTCATCTCTGAGACGACGTCCGACGGCGTCTCCGAACAGCTCTTCATCCTCGGTGAGATTCCCGGCGTGCTGTGGACGCCGGAAGGTGCCGTCGGCACTCGCCCCCTCATCCTGATGGGACACGGCGGCGGCCGGCACAAGAAAGCCCCCGACATCGTGGCGCGTGCACGCCGCTCCGTGGCCGAGTGTGATTTCGCTGTGGTGGCGGTCGACGTTCCCGGCCATGGCGACCGGCCGAAGGATGAGGAGTACGACCGGATCGCGACCGAGAACCAGGCTCGCGTGGACGCCGGAGAAGAGTTGGCTCCGCTGATCGCCGGTTTCCAGACGCTCGTAGCCCGCCGGACCGTCCCGGAATGGCAGGCCGTCCTGGACGTGGTCCAGCAACTCGAGCACGTCGGCGCCGGCCCGGTGGGCTACTGGGGTGTGTCGTTGGGCTGCGGACTCGGCGTTCCGTCCGTTGCCGCCGAACCCCGGGTCCGCGCGGCGGTGCTGGGCCTGGGCGGGGCGCTGGCCTCAGCCGAGGCCGCCGCGCGTATCACCGTCCCGGTGGAGTTCCTGCTGCAGTGGGACGATGAGCGGGTGCCGCGGGCCCAGAGCTTGGCACTGTTCGACGCCCTGGGCTCAGCGGAGAAGACGCTGCACGCCAACCCCGGCAAGCACGGTGAGCTCCCGGCCTTCGAACTGGACAGCACGCTACGGTTCTTCGCCCGGCACCTCTGCTGA
- a CDS encoding DUF6596 domain-containing protein, producing MLGFDSAQIARAFAVPAGAMSQRLVRAKRRIRDAKIPFVLPGRQAMPQRLPSVLEAVYGCYALAFPERGEGASLAGEARFLAVTTARLLGDEPEAWALAALLTLASARATTPGDRYLPLQEQDPDKWDPHLIAEGQDYLRRAERPGQAPGRFQLEAAIQAVHCDRARSGATDWNALCTLYTALVAIAPSLGSRVAHAAVIGRTRSPRTGLSLLEALPGERERFQPYHAARGDLLARLGRHQDAGAAYTQASTLSTDPAVRDFLERRAKELSR from the coding sequence GTGCTCGGGTTCGACTCCGCCCAGATCGCGCGGGCCTTCGCCGTGCCCGCCGGGGCGATGTCGCAACGGCTGGTGCGGGCCAAGCGGCGGATCAGGGACGCCAAGATCCCCTTCGTCCTCCCCGGGCGACAGGCGATGCCCCAGCGGCTGCCGTCGGTGCTTGAGGCGGTGTACGGCTGCTACGCGCTGGCCTTCCCGGAGCGGGGCGAGGGGGCGTCGCTTGCGGGGGAGGCCCGGTTCCTGGCCGTCACGACCGCGAGGCTGCTCGGCGACGAGCCCGAGGCGTGGGCGCTGGCGGCGCTGCTCACCCTGGCCTCGGCGCGTGCCACGACTCCCGGCGATCGCTATCTGCCGTTGCAGGAGCAGGACCCAGACAAGTGGGACCCCCACCTCATCGCCGAGGGCCAGGACTATCTCCGCCGGGCCGAGCGGCCAGGCCAGGCGCCCGGGCGGTTTCAGCTGGAGGCGGCGATCCAGGCGGTCCACTGCGATCGGGCCCGCAGCGGTGCCACCGATTGGAACGCACTGTGCACCCTCTACACCGCTCTGGTCGCGATCGCGCCGAGCCTGGGCAGCCGGGTCGCCCACGCCGCCGTCATCGGACGCACCCGCTCACCCCGAACGGGACTGTCGCTGCTGGAGGCATTGCCCGGCGAACGAGAGCGGTTCCAGCCCTATCACGCGGCACGCGGCGACCTGCTCGCCCGGCTCGGCCGACACCAGGACGCGGGCGCCGCCTACACCCAAGCGTCCACCCTCAGTACGGACCCGGCCGTCCGAGATTTTCTCGAACGACGCGCCAAGGAACTGTCCCGCTGA
- a CDS encoding DNA alkylation repair protein yields the protein MAELAELADPRTREVNEKHGDDHGVNLGKLRVLAKRLKTQQELARRLWETDDSAARLLALLICRPKAFGRDELDAMLRQTRTPKVHGWLVNYVVKKNPHAEELRLAWSADPDPVVASAGWALTADRVAKKPEGLDLAGLLDVIEAEMKDAHDRLQWEMNNCLAQIGIEHAEHRPRAIDIGERLQVLKDYPTSPGCTSPFVPTWIAEMVRRQHDNTVA from the coding sequence ATGGCCGAGCTGGCCGAGCTGGCCGACCCCAGGACACGCGAGGTGAACGAGAAACACGGTGACGATCACGGTGTGAACCTCGGCAAGCTGCGCGTGCTCGCCAAGCGGCTGAAGACGCAGCAGGAACTCGCGCGCCGGCTCTGGGAGACGGACGACTCGGCGGCGCGGCTGCTGGCGCTGCTGATCTGCCGCCCGAAGGCGTTCGGGCGAGACGAGCTGGACGCCATGCTGCGCCAGACGCGCACTCCCAAGGTGCACGGCTGGCTGGTGAACTACGTGGTGAAGAAGAACCCGCACGCCGAAGAGCTGCGCCTGGCCTGGTCCGCCGACCCGGATCCGGTGGTCGCGAGTGCCGGTTGGGCGCTGACCGCCGACCGGGTGGCGAAGAAGCCCGAGGGCCTCGATCTCGCAGGGCTGCTCGACGTCATCGAGGCGGAGATGAAGGACGCCCACGACCGACTGCAGTGGGAGATGAACAACTGCCTGGCCCAGATCGGGATCGAGCACGCCGAGCACCGCCCCCGTGCGATCGACATCGGTGAGCGCCTCCAGGTGCTCAAGGACTACCCGACGTCCCCGGGCTGCACATCTCCGTTCGTGCCTACCTGGATCGCGGAGATGGTGCGCCGACAGCACGACAACACGGTGGCCTGA
- a CDS encoding YciI family protein: MRYMLLFHYGEASEESIGAEAIAAGMRAMASYAATLEQAGILVSGQVLQPSTSSTTLTLVDGEPRIQDGPFADTKEQLGGVIVIDVPDLDAALEWARQAPPLSWGTVEVRPGAVHIEAGTWAESS, from the coding sequence ATGCGGTACATGTTGTTGTTCCACTACGGCGAGGCGAGCGAGGAGTCGATCGGGGCCGAGGCGATAGCCGCCGGGATGCGGGCCATGGCCAGTTACGCCGCGACGCTGGAGCAGGCCGGGATCCTGGTGAGCGGCCAGGTGCTGCAGCCGTCGACCAGTTCGACCACGCTCACGCTGGTCGATGGGGAGCCACGGATTCAGGACGGGCCGTTCGCCGACACCAAGGAGCAGCTCGGGGGCGTGATCGTCATCGACGTGCCGGATCTGGACGCCGCCCTGGAGTGGGCACGGCAGGCTCCGCCGCTGTCGTGGGGCACCGTCGAGGTCCGGCCCGGTGCCGTGCACATCGAGGCCGGGACGTGGGCTGAGTCATCGTGA
- a CDS encoding serine/threonine-protein kinase, whose amino-acid sequence MVGGRYRLAAELGSGGFGRVWRARDETLDVDVAIKELQLPPGMPETERAERLARATREARNAARLRKYDGIVAIHDVVIDDGLPWIVMELVDGCSLSEHVQEHGPLPMGRAIEVAAALLTAIGAAHREGVVHRDIKPANVMLAENGKVLLTDFGTAIHQTDTALTVTGMVIGSAEYTAPERLRGSDGLPTGDLFSLGVTLYQAVEGVSPFRRDTQEATLAAVLLEEAPAPRRAGPLTRLITRLLDKDPGRRPTVDQALAMAGDIAGEQPATEVHVWRDTKILPARPEKWPPVGAAALMVVITAMAVITALGAAGLPDAGGTWEHFEHYGDNAVLSVAVLIVAVADVVLAGLVCASLARFLPANVGRTVTAVVGVAGLVFGCGATAFAFHGAGEIFRNTTELSGRESATVSLALISIVVLVAVGSAWSSHRTDRRGTIRGRTRS is encoded by the coding sequence ATGGTCGGCGGGCGCTACCGGCTGGCCGCCGAACTGGGGTCCGGTGGTTTCGGGCGGGTCTGGCGGGCCCGCGACGAGACCCTCGACGTGGACGTTGCGATCAAGGAACTGCAGCTGCCACCGGGGATGCCGGAGACCGAACGGGCCGAGCGGCTGGCGCGCGCCACGCGCGAGGCCCGCAATGCCGCCCGGTTACGCAAGTACGACGGCATCGTCGCGATCCACGACGTCGTCATCGACGACGGCCTTCCCTGGATCGTCATGGAACTGGTCGACGGCTGCTCGCTGAGCGAGCACGTGCAGGAGCACGGACCTCTTCCAATGGGCAGGGCCATCGAGGTCGCCGCGGCGCTGCTGACGGCAATAGGCGCAGCGCACCGGGAAGGTGTCGTGCACCGCGACATCAAACCGGCCAACGTCATGCTTGCCGAGAACGGGAAGGTCCTGCTCACCGACTTCGGGACAGCGATCCACCAGACCGACACCGCACTGACCGTCACCGGGATGGTCATCGGCTCGGCGGAGTACACGGCGCCCGAGCGGTTGCGTGGCAGCGACGGCCTTCCCACCGGGGATCTGTTCTCCCTCGGCGTGACCCTTTACCAGGCCGTCGAGGGCGTCTCGCCGTTCCGCCGCGATACCCAGGAAGCGACGTTGGCCGCAGTACTACTGGAGGAGGCCCCGGCACCGCGACGGGCCGGGCCGCTCACGCGGCTCATCACCCGGCTACTGGACAAGGACCCGGGCCGCAGGCCGACGGTCGACCAAGCACTGGCCATGGCAGGTGACATTGCGGGTGAGCAGCCCGCAACCGAGGTCCACGTATGGCGCGACACCAAGATCCTCCCGGCTCGGCCGGAGAAGTGGCCACCCGTAGGTGCTGCGGCGCTGATGGTGGTCATAACGGCGATGGCGGTCATCACGGCGCTCGGCGCCGCCGGACTCCCCGATGCCGGCGGAACGTGGGAGCACTTCGAGCACTACGGGGACAACGCCGTGCTCAGCGTCGCCGTATTGATCGTCGCCGTTGCCGATGTCGTTCTCGCCGGCTTGGTGTGCGCCAGTCTCGCGCGGTTCCTGCCGGCGAACGTCGGCAGGACCGTCACCGCTGTCGTCGGTGTCGCCGGGCTCGTCTTCGGCTGTGGCGCGACCGCTTTCGCCTTCCACGGCGCCGGCGAGATCTTCCGGAACACGACGGAGCTCTCCGGGCGAGAGTCCGCGACGGTGTCGCTGGCCCTGATCAGCATCGTCGTCCTCGTCGCTGTCGGGTCGGCCTGGAGCTCACATCGCACCGATCGACGCGGAACGATCAGAGGTCGAACACGATCATGA
- a CDS encoding dihydrofolate reductase family protein translates to MIGRFVGGMGRATAMLFGHRSYDDLLGHWTSVADPNPFTEVLVNSRKYVASRQAGTELAYPNSTLLVGEAAGTVARLKGQIDGVIRVLGSGELVRSLHAAGLVEEYVLLIHPIVLGSGTRLFGEGERTDLTLQEAIMATTGVLIARYTVN, encoded by the coding sequence GTGATCGGGAGGTTCGTCGGAGGGATGGGCAGGGCCACGGCGATGCTCTTCGGGCACCGGTCATACGACGACCTGCTGGGCCACTGGACATCGGTGGCCGACCCCAACCCGTTCACCGAGGTGCTGGTGAACTCGCGCAAGTACGTCGCCTCCCGCCAGGCGGGCACCGAACTCGCCTACCCCAACTCCACGCTGCTGGTGGGGGAGGCGGCCGGCACCGTCGCACGGCTTAAGGGCCAGATCGACGGCGTGATCAGGGTGCTCGGCAGCGGTGAGCTGGTGCGCTCACTGCACGCGGCGGGCCTGGTCGAGGAGTATGTCCTGCTGATCCACCCGATCGTGCTCGGTTCGGGCACGCGGCTGTTCGGCGAGGGGGAACGTACCGACCTGACGCTTCAGGAGGCGATCATGGCCACGACCGGTGTGCTGATCGCACGCTACACGGTCAATTGA
- a CDS encoding LysR family transcriptional regulator: MDLLSLRYFQAVARHEHISRAAEELRVAQPSLSRTIARLEADLGVPLFDRHGRRIRLNRFGAAFLRRVDRALAELEDARRELTDAAGLARGSVSLASETLLTVTEPVKNFIAEHPGVAVRLFQASPEVMAERLSEGQVDLCLASEALEGPGLVHEELVREEILLAVPLGHRLAGRREATMADLAGEPVVTTRPGIWQRTLAERLFSEAGLELVVACEIDEATTAIEMVSAGLGVGFGPAWYLRSPLASRTPFSPIRLAAPGAERVLRLYWREGAYVSEAARRFRDHLTASLMAT; this comes from the coding sequence ATGGATCTGCTGTCACTGCGCTACTTCCAGGCCGTGGCCCGTCACGAGCACATCAGCAGGGCGGCCGAGGAGCTCCGCGTCGCCCAGCCCTCGCTCAGCCGGACCATCGCGCGGCTGGAAGCCGACCTGGGCGTGCCGCTGTTCGACCGGCACGGCAGACGCATCCGCCTCAACCGGTTCGGCGCCGCGTTCCTGCGCCGGGTGGACAGGGCACTGGCCGAGCTGGAGGACGCCAGACGCGAGCTCACCGACGCCGCCGGCCTGGCCCGCGGCAGCGTCTCACTCGCCTCGGAGACCCTGCTCACGGTCACCGAACCGGTCAAGAACTTCATCGCCGAGCATCCAGGCGTCGCCGTACGCCTCTTTCAGGCGAGCCCGGAGGTCATGGCCGAGCGGCTGAGCGAGGGACAGGTCGACCTCTGCCTGGCCTCCGAGGCGCTCGAGGGGCCGGGACTGGTCCATGAGGAGCTGGTCCGCGAGGAGATCCTGCTCGCCGTACCGCTCGGGCACCGGCTCGCCGGGCGGCGGGAGGCGACCATGGCCGACCTGGCCGGCGAACCCGTCGTCACCACCCGGCCGGGGATCTGGCAGCGCACGCTGGCCGAGCGCCTGTTCTCCGAGGCCGGTTTGGAGCTGGTGGTCGCCTGTGAGATCGACGAGGCCACCACGGCCATCGAGATGGTCAGCGCCGGCCTCGGCGTGGGGTTCGGGCCCGCATGGTATCTCCGCTCGCCACTGGCGTCACGGACGCCGTTCTCTCCCATACGGCTGGCCGCCCCGGGCGCCGAGCGGGTCCTGCGGCTGTACTGGAGGGAGGGGGCCTACGTGTCCGAGGCAGCCCGCCGCTTCCGCGACCACCTGACCGCCTCGCTGATGGCGACTTAG
- a CDS encoding ABC transporter ATP-binding protein → MIEFHGVSKTYRGVQALDEVSFTVGAGSVTGFLGPNGAGKSTALRILIGLSRPTSGLATVFGRPYTELACPGRRVGTLLDVGALHPGRSGREVLTLGAMMLGLPRSRVGESLELVGLTGQEGRRAVGGYSMGMRQRLGIAHALLGRPEVLVLDEPANGLDPQGIQWMRGLLRSLADSGCAVLLSSHLLHEVEQVADQIVMIGRGRVLARGTVAELARGGGLEQTFLELTAQADRSAA, encoded by the coding sequence GTGATCGAATTCCATGGTGTCAGCAAGACATACAGAGGAGTGCAAGCCCTCGACGAGGTGTCCTTCACCGTCGGGGCAGGCAGCGTCACCGGGTTCCTCGGACCCAACGGCGCGGGAAAGTCGACGGCTCTGCGCATCCTGATCGGGCTCTCGCGACCGACGTCGGGGCTGGCCACCGTGTTCGGGCGACCGTACACCGAACTCGCCTGTCCTGGCCGCCGCGTCGGCACGCTGCTCGACGTCGGCGCCCTGCATCCGGGGCGCAGCGGGCGGGAGGTCCTGACGCTGGGGGCGATGATGCTGGGCCTGCCCCGCTCGCGCGTCGGAGAGAGCCTGGAGCTGGTCGGGCTGACCGGCCAGGAGGGCAGGCGGGCCGTCGGCGGCTATTCGATGGGCATGCGGCAGCGGCTCGGCATCGCCCACGCGCTGCTCGGCCGGCCCGAGGTGCTCGTCCTGGACGAGCCCGCCAATGGCCTCGACCCGCAGGGCATTCAGTGGATGCGCGGGCTGCTGCGCAGCCTGGCCGACTCCGGGTGCGCGGTGCTGCTCAGCTCACACCTGCTGCACGAGGTGGAGCAGGTCGCCGACCAGATCGTGATGATCGGCCGCGGCCGCGTGCTCGCCCGGGGCACCGTCGCCGAGCTCGCCCGCGGTGGCGGTCTGGAGCAGACCTTCCTCGAACTGACCGCGCAAGCCGACAGGAGCGCCGCATGA